Proteins encoded in a region of the Esox lucius isolate fEsoLuc1 chromosome 9, fEsoLuc1.pri, whole genome shotgun sequence genome:
- the aanat1 gene encoding serotonin N-acetyltransferase, producing the protein MSIVSALPFLKSGLQMRLTMGQMSPVPGRRHTLPASEFRCLSPEDAISVFEIEREAFISVSGECPLHLEEVRHFLTLCPELSLGWFEGGRLVAFIIGSLWDQEKLSLDALTLHKPQGSTVHIHVLAVHRSDRQQGKGSILMWRYLQYLRCLPYVHRAVLMCEDFLVPFYQRSGFKVQGPSDVTVGLLTFIEMMHPVWGHAYMRRNSGV; encoded by the exons ATGTCTATAGTCAGTGCCTTGCCTTTCTTGAAATCTGGTCTCCAAATGCGCCTTACAATGGGCCAAATGTCACCAGTTCCCGGGCGCCGCCACACACTTCCTGCTAGTGAGTTCCGATGCCTCAGCCCGGAGGACGCAATCAGCGTGTTTGAGATCGAGAGAGAGG CCTTCATCTCCGTGTCCGGAGAGTGTCCGCTCCACTTAGAGGAAGTGCGTCACTTTCTGACACTGTGTCCGGAGCTGTCCCTGGGCTGGTTCGAGGGCGGACGCCTGGTCGCCTTCATCATCGGATCACTGTGGGACCAGGAGAAGCTGTCCTTG GACGCTCTCACCCTCCACAAGCCCCAGGGCTCCACGGTCCACATCCACGTGCTGGCCGTCCACCGCAGTGACCGACAGCAGGGCAAGGGCTCCATCCTGATGTGGCGCTATCTGCAGTACCTGCGCTGTCTGCCCTACGTGCACCGCGCCGTGCTCATGTGTGAGGACTTCCTGGTCCCTTTCTACCAGAGGTCGGGTTTCAAGGTGCAGGGCCCCAGCGACGTCACCGTGGGCCTCCTGACCTTCATCGAAATGATGCACCCAGTCTGGGGCCACGCTTACATGCGCCGCAACAGTGGTGTTTGA